GAccggttagccaagtttgcaccagacttgGTTAACACTGAAACTAGTAGAGTGAATCGCTTCCTGGAGGGTCTACAACCAGAATTGGCTAGAGATGTAGATATGGGACGTACAGGGCCTCTTTCTTATGCTCAGGCTgtggagaaagctttgagagctgaacacagagaagaaaaaataacaaaagctAAAGCTGCTACTAGCATGCCTCGTAGAGACACTCCATTCAACAAAGAACAAAGCCGCTTTCACAATGACAACAAAAGAGGGGCCCAGAATTTCCAATTTAGACAAGGGCAGAATAAGAAATTTAAAGGAGGTCAGCAAAACAGGCAACCTGGATTCCAACAAATGCCACGATGTCAAACTTGTGGAAAGAATCATTTCGGGGAGTGCAGGCTTCTAACTAAGAGCTGCTTCAAATGTGGCAAGGGGGATCATTTTATCAAAGATTGTCCATTGATGAAGAACCAACAAATGAAGGATGAACCTCAGAGGACAAATGCTAGGGTGTTCACGATTACTCAGGCTGATGCTGATACCAACAACTCTGTTGTGTCAGGTGATATTTTTGCATCTGGTATTCTCACTCATGCATTAATAGATTCAGGTGCCACACATTCATTTGCATCATTGACATATGTAAAAAGGTTGGGTAGATCGTGTGAAAAATTGTCAGAagtttttagtacaatgttaccatcTGGAGAGATTCTGTATTCTACTCATTGGTTGAGGGGGGTTCCTATTTgcattgatggtagggaattatatgCTGATCTAATAATGTTAGAGATGGCCGATTATGaggtgattttgggtatggattggctttcaaagtataatgccactattgattgtagaaggaaaacAGTGATATTTAAGCCTTCAGAGGAAGATGAGTTTATGTTTACTGGAGCGACATCAAAAAGTTGCATTCCATTAATTTCTGCTATGAAGGCCAGGCGACTGCTGGAAAGTGGATGTGTGGGTTATctcgccagtgtggttgacacgtaTAAGGAGCAAAAGTTAAAACCGGAAGATGTACCGGTAGTTAGAGATTTCTTagaagtatttccagaagatttaccgggATTGCCTCCAGACAGAGAAATTAAATTTGTGATTGAGCTACTTCCTGGTACAGCCCCTGTGTCcaaggcaccttatagaatggcaccagcagaactaaatgaattaaagatacagttgcaagaactcatggataaaaagtttatcaggcctagtttttcaccatggggagctccagtgctatttgtgaagaaaaaggatgggacaatgcgaatgtgtattgattatagagaattgaacaagttgacaatcaagaataagtatccacttcctagaattgatgatctttttgatcaattacaaggaagaggagtgttttcaaagattgatttgagatctgggtatcatcaattaaagattagagaagaggatgtaccaaagaccgcatttcgaactcggtatggccattatgagttccttgtgatgccatttggattaactaatgctccagctgcattcatggacttgatgaacagggtgtttaaggactaCCTTGATAAGTTTGTAatagtgtttattgatgatatcttggtgtattctcgatcccaagaagaacatgaggaacatttgaggttgacgttggagaaattaaaagaaaaacaactctatgccaaatttaagaaatgtgaattttggctagagaaggtggcatttttgggccatatagtctcaaaagatggtattgcggtggatccatcaaagattgaagctgttagtaagtggaatagaccaacaaatgtttcagaagtaaggagttttctgggattagcaggctattaccgaagatttgttgaaggattttccaagataGCAATGCCATTGACACAACTCACgaggaagaatcataagtttgaatggactgaagcttGTGAGAAAAGTTTTCAAGATTTGAAGCAAAGATTGGTT
The Humulus lupulus chromosome 6, drHumLupu1.1, whole genome shotgun sequence DNA segment above includes these coding regions:
- the LOC133785846 gene encoding uncharacterized protein LOC133785846, whose product is MDHEHGMGATEGSCSNKYEQEMAQLRAVVNRQAEQIEKLLAEQRQRQAPTPPTETPTPPQAPPPQAPPAVHPMEPLYERFRKQRPPVFEGSTDPLDAQDWKSSLEDIFEFMQLSDREKVSCAAHTLKKDAKIWWEVVKQTREVNQMTWAEFELVFNEKFYNEAVLTAKVSEFTRLQQGNLSVAEYARTFDRLAKFAPDLVNTETSRVNRFLEGLQPELARDVDMGPKAATSMPRRDTPFNKEQSRFHNDNKRGAQNFQFRQGQNKKFKGGQQNRQPGFQQMPRCQTCGKNHFGECRLLTKSCFKCGKGDHFIKDCPLMKNQQMKDEPQRTNARVFTITQADADTNNSVVSGDIFASGILTHALIDSGATHSFASLTYVKRLGRSCEKLSEVFSTMLPSGEILYSTHWLRGVPICIDGRELYADLIMLEMADYEATAGKWMCGLSRQCG